In the genome of Nonomuraea sp. NBC_00507, the window CGCATCGCTGTCACAAACCCCCGGCCTGATTGCGTCTTGTGAGTAGGCAAGGTTAGGGGGTTCCAATGCTTTCGTTGTTGGCCAAGCGCCGCTCGTTTCAGTTCTCCCACTGGTCGTTCATGTTCGCGGAAATCGCCGTCTGGTCGTTCGTCGTTCTGGCGGTGACCGGGGCGGTGCTGATGGTGTTCTACGAGCCCAGCATGTCCCAGGTGACCTATGACGGCTCGTACGGCCCGCTGCGCGGTCTCTTCGTCAGCGAGGCCTTCGACTCGACCATGCATCTGAGCCTGGAGGTGCGCGGCGGCCTGCTCATCCGCCAGGCCCACCACTGGGCGGCGCTCATCTTCGTGGCGGCCGTCGTGCTGCAGCTGCTGCGGATGTTCCTCACCGGCGCGTTCCGCCGCCCGCGCACCGGGCAGTGGCTGATCTGGGTGACGCTGCTGGCGCTGGGCATGGCCGCGGGCGAGACCGGCAACGCCCTGCCTGACGACATGCTGTCGGGCGGGAGCCTGTGGCTGATCATGTCGGTCGTGCAGTCCATCCCCGTGGTGGGAACCTGGGCGATGTCGCTGCTGTTCGGCCCGGACTTCCCCGGCGACAGGGTCATTCCGGTCATGTACGGGGGGCACCTGCTGGTCGCGGTCGTCATGGCCGCGCTGCTGATCGCCCGTGAGCTGCTGGTGCGGCGGCACGGCCACTCCCGGTTCATCGCCTCGCTGCCGGCTCGGCGCAACGCACGCCCGATGATGGCGCTCGCCACGATCGGCATGCTGATCATCCTCGGGTTCGGATTCCAGATCGCCCCGATCTGGCTGTACGGCCCCGCCAAGCCGACGCAGATCTCGGCAGGCTCGGTTCCCGACTGGTACATGGGGTTCCTCGACGGCGCCCTCCGGATCATGCCCGCGTGGGAACTCACCCTCGGGGACTACACGCTCAGCCTCGCCGTCCTCGTCCCCACCCTGGTCGTCCCCGGGGTCTTCTTCACCGCCCTGGCCGCGTACCCGATGGTCGAGCGCTTCCTCCGCTCGCGACGCAGCCGCCGTGACGCGCTGGGCCGGCCCAAGACCACGAGCCGCATGGCCCGCGAGAGGCCCGCGCATGACCTGCTCGATCGGCCACGCGAGACGCCGGTGAAGACGGCCATCGCGGCCGCCGGCGTCACGTTCTACGGCCTGCTGTGGGCGGCCGCGGCCAATGACCAGATCGCCCACCAGTTCCACCTCACCGTCGACGCTGTGACGATCTTCTTCAGGTTCGCCGTGGTCATCGGTCCTGTCCTCGCCTTCGTCATCACCCGGTCGATCTGCCTCGCACTTCAGCAGACGGATCACCATGTGGCCGAGCACGGTGTGGAGACCGGGATCATCACGCGGTCCCCGGACGGCGGATTCCACGAGCGGCTGGCGCCGGCGCAGCAAGAGCGCCGCGAGCCGGCGATCACCTCGGGGAGATGACCGTGGCATCGACCAGGCCACAGGTGGTGATCGTCGGAGCCGGGGTCGCCGGATATCAGGCGGCGCGCACCCTGTCGCGCAAGGTGGGAGACGGCGCGGAGATCGTGCTGGTCAACCCGACCGGCGCCGCCCTGCATCCGGAGCTGCTCCCGCAGGTGATGACGGGCGTCCTCAGCCCGGATCGGGTGAGCGTGCCGCTGGCCGAGACGCTGCCGGGCGTGCGGGTGGTGCTCGGCACGGTCACCCACATCGACGCCCACGCCCGCCGCGTGCTTTACGACGGCGGCGTGCTGGACTACGACCGGCTGATCGTCGCGGCGGGAGGCGTGAGCGAAGTCGCCCAGGTCTCCGCGGTCTCGGCGCACAGCGTCGGCTTCCACAACGTCGGCCAGGCCCTCCAGCTGCGCGATCACATCCACCGGCAGCTTTCCCTGGCCGCCGCGAGCACCGATCCCTTCGAACGCGCGGCGCACTGCACGTTCGTCGTGCTCGGCGCG includes:
- a CDS encoding cytochrome b codes for the protein MLSLLAKRRSFQFSHWSFMFAEIAVWSFVVLAVTGAVLMVFYEPSMSQVTYDGSYGPLRGLFVSEAFDSTMHLSLEVRGGLLIRQAHHWAALIFVAAVVLQLLRMFLTGAFRRPRTGQWLIWVTLLALGMAAGETGNALPDDMLSGGSLWLIMSVVQSIPVVGTWAMSLLFGPDFPGDRVIPVMYGGHLLVAVVMAALLIARELLVRRHGHSRFIASLPARRNARPMMALATIGMLIILGFGFQIAPIWLYGPAKPTQISAGSVPDWYMGFLDGALRIMPAWELTLGDYTLSLAVLVPTLVVPGVFFTALAAYPMVERFLRSRRSRRDALGRPKTTSRMARERPAHDLLDRPRETPVKTAIAAAGVTFYGLLWAAAANDQIAHQFHLTVDAVTIFFRFAVVIGPVLAFVITRSICLALQQTDHHVAEHGVETGIITRSPDGGFHERLAPAQQERREPAITSGR